The Methanolobus sp. WCC4 genome includes the window CTACATGTGAATATATCATCATTATGATGAACTCTCCTATAAAACCGAGGATGATCTTTGATTTAAAAGTAATCCCGGAATTTTAATTAAATTCACATACTCCAGTAGTAGGAAATGTACTTCTTAGATGACAATACTTATATGTTTGTATTGCTATTGGAATAACTGGCATCCCTGCAACCCCTACAATTCCCGTAATATATGCAGAAAACTGCTAAAAAAACAATCAGAGGAAATGATATGAAAAAAATAGACGAAACAATGAGTATATACCAGATCATAAATGAATATCCATTTCTACTGAAAATATTCAAGCAGCACGGCATGGGTAAGTTCGAGAACAAGGATGTTCTTGACCAGCTTGGTCCTTTGCTCAAACTGAGAACCGCACTTTCAATGGTAGCAGTGAACAAGGATTCCTTTATCGAGCTTCTGAACCAGGCCATTGCGGACAATGAAGCAAATGGAGACTTCACCCTTGCAGATTCCCCTGAAAGACAGAAAGAGCTGACCCTGCTTGCCCTATTACCATGCGGGATGAAGATGCCTTTCAACAGGGCTCTCAATGAATTCTCCACCGAGTACAGCAAAGAGACAGGAAATGTACTGCATTCCCTTGTAGAAGGTAATGTGAACCATGAGATATCCTATTATGCGTATATGGATTCCGTCACCTCGGTTGAAGAACTGCCTGATATTATCATCAGTTCCGACATCAACAGTTTCTATCACAAACCATTCCAGGAGAATTTCCTCAATTATGAATATTTCACGGACCTTGGTGCCTCACCAATGAACAGTGACTTTGAGTCAATAGGTTTTGCAGACCCGCGAGGTCAGTTCACAATGCTCTCCGGAAATCTCCTTGTCCTTGTCACCATAGATGAGCTCATGGACGGACAGGTCACACCTACTTCATGGGAAGATGTACTGAAAGAGGATTTCCGTAACAAAGTGATCATGCGTGGACAGAACGGCTTCTTCTGTAATGGCGTACTGATACCCTTCTACCAGTTATACGGAATGGATGGTATCAAGAAGCTTGCTTCATCCGTGTATGCCGGGTCCCATCCTTCCGAGATGGTGAAGATGATCGACAGCAGGAAGGATGATGTCCCTCCAATGTACATAATGCCTCATTTCTTCGCCATGAAGATCAAGGATAAGTCCAGAGTAACTATTACCGTACCAAAAGAAGGTGCAATTGTAAGTCCGGTGCAGATGCTGGTAAAAAAGGAGGCTACCGAGAGAGTGAAGGGAATAACTGATTTCCTTTGTGGAAAGAAGTTCGGCGAGATATCAGCCAGAGCCTTCTTCCCCACAACCCATCCTGATGTACAGAACAAACTGGAGGACGTGGACTCGCTCTACTGGCTGGGCTGGGACTTCCTGCTGGACACTGATATCGGTGCTCTCAAGAAGGAGATAGCAGAGGTGTTCAACAAGCAGTTCATGATAACCGGAGGTGTCGTTTGAGGCTTGTTACCGTAGCAGGCCCACCGTCATCGGGAAAGACCAGCATAATCATCAGGACCATTGAGGAACTCAGGAGCAAGGGTCATACCGTAGGTGTTGTGAAGTTCGACTGCCTGTCCTCGCAGGATGAGGAAATGTATTCAGCTCACAATATACCTGTCAGGACCGGACTATCCGGAGGACTATGTCCCGACCATTTCTTTGTAAGTAATATAGAAGAGGCCCTGAAATGGGCAGAGGAACGGAATTTCGACTACCTTATCACAGAGAGTGCCGGTCTTTGCAACCGCTGTTCCCCGCACATCAAGGATGTACTCGCTATATGTGTTATCGATAACCTCAGCGGTGTCAACACACCCAGGAAGATCGGTCCGATGCTTAAACTTGCAGACATTGTAGTAATCACGAAAGGGGATATCGTCTCTCAGGCGGAACGCGAGGTTTTCGCATACCGTGTCAGGCAGGTCAACCCCGGCGGAATGATCGTGAATATCAACGGAGTTACAGGACAGGGGAGTTTCTATCTTGCAAAGTTCGTGGAGAAAAGCTCTGCTGTGGACACACTTCAGGGAGCAACACTTAGATTCACCATGCCCGGAGCCCTGTGTTCGTATTGCCTTGGTGAGAGGAAGATAGGTGATGACAGACAGATAGGCGTTTCAAAGCTTGTGAACTTCAGAGGAGATGATTGATTGCGCAAAGAAATGCTTCATATGACCATAGGTGAGCTTATGGAAATGATGCCATGGATCGAGGATTATCTCTCATCGTTCTCCATGGACACCGAACAGTTCGGCAATATCAGACTGGAAGAACTTGAAGTAACTCCGGGAGAGGAATTCTTCGAGGAGAAAGGAAGCGACTATCATGCTTTCATAGACGGTCTCTTCATGTTCATAGAGCAGGTCAAAGCCCTTCAGCAGGAAAGCGTCTTCACGGTGGAATGCCTGACCATACTTCCCGGAAAGGACAAGAATGGCGATAAAGAGGTGTTCTCGGTCGAGCTGAAAAAGGGAGAGGTGACTGCGATAGTTGGTCCCACCGGATCTGGCAAATCCCGTCTCCTTGCCGATATAGAATCCCTTGCACAGAATGATACCCCCACCGGACGCAGCATAATGGTCGATGGTCGCTTCCCGGATGATGAGGAACGATTCTCCACCGAGGGACGCTTTATAGCACAGCTCTCACAGAACATGAACTTCGTCATGGATCTCAGTGTAGAGGATTTCCTGACACTTCACGCCGAGAGTCGTATGGTGGATGAGATATCCCACATAGTCCGAAAGATATACGATACAGCGAATGTCCTTGCAGGTGAGCCTTTCAGCAGGGAGACCCCTGTAACACAACTTTCAGGAGGACAGTCAAGAGCCCTGATGATCGCAGACACAGCACTCCTGAGCCCCGCATCAGTTGTCCTGATAGACGAAATAGAGAACGCTGGTGTCGACAAGGTAAGGTCTCTGGAACTCCTGGTAAGCAATAACAAGATAGTCCTCATCAGTACCCACGACCCTCTCCTGGCCCTCTCCGCAGACCAGCGAATTGTCATTAAGAACGGCGGTATATCAAAGCTCATGAAGACCACAGATGATGAGAAAAAGCATCTGGAAAGTCTTGAGAAGATAGACAGGAAGATCACACAGCTCAGGGATCAGTTAAGAACCGGGGAAGAGATCGATCTGAGCGAACTGCTGGTATAAATTGATTCATTGTACCGATATCATGTCAGTTACCTCTTAAATAGAAAGAAGAAGATATTGTAAATTGGGAGTGTATAACATATGACATATAAGTTAGCGTGTAAAGATACAGGAGTTAGTTGTCCTTTTGTTGCTCAGGGAGAGACCATTGATGAAATGATGGAAGTTGCTGTAAAGCATGCAAAAGAAGAACATGGCTATACTGATGAACAGATAAATGATCCTGAAACCCAAAAAATGATCAAAGCGGCGATTAAGCAAGAGTAAGATCGAATACAAACTTTTTTAATCTTTTTTTTGGCTCCTTTTTTACCCCTTAACAGTCATTTAATTTCATCTGAAATATTACCCTTTGGATATTTAAGAGGATACAAATTAAATAATTCCAGACCATTCAGGGTCAACATGGCAAAAAAGAAGAAAGATACAGATGAATTCGAATTACCCGATGATCAAAAAAAAGCCCTTGATGATTGGATAATGGCAAATATACTGCCACAAAGAACACCAGAGAAACCTTACGCCAGTTATGCGCTTAAACTTCTTTTCGAGGAATCACCAGATGGTTTCTTCATCACAAATCCACAGTTTAAAGAAGCCATGCTAAGATGTGGATTTTCACCCGTAAATAAAAATAAACTGAATTGGGATTTCCGGGTTTCCATAACATCTCCAGAGTCGAAATGATCGAAAATTATGGATCAGACAGATATTGAACCAGCTTATCTCATTGTCCATAATAAAGAGATCTTCTTTTAATGGAGAGTTTTTGGAGATAGGAACAACTTTAACAGACCTAAGTACCCGGCAAAGCTGGCACACTCCGAAAAGATGAAGTAAAAGTATTCATGGTCCTGAGTAAAGATCAATATCCCTTTTTAGATCAACCAGATAGATATATATGTAACATCCTTGCATACTAGGTTTGTTCAAATATTTTTGAAACATCTTTCTGTAGGGAAGTACATGGACACTAAAAACAAAGATATCTGCGATTCATCGGACACAAAAGCAGATACATCCCAGTTCATCACAATGATAGGTCTTGGTGATAGCCCTGCACCTGAGATACATGAGACCACAGGCACTCTCACGTTCAGTGACCATCTGGACCACTTCCTTGCAAGATGGGGGTTCAGACGCTCAGAGCACATAGTAGAACCCGGTATCTACAAACTCGGTGATCCGGACCCTGATTCTCCGGTCTTCGTCTCAGCCAACTACACCCTCAGTTTCGATGCGCTCCGCAGTTCACTTGCAGGTATCGACTGCTATATCCTTGTCATAGACACGAAAGGCATCAACGTCTGGTGTGCTGCCGGAAAAGGAACATTCGGGACCGACGAGATAGTCTGGCGTATCAAATGGTCAGGACTTGATAAGGTAGTGAACCATAGTAATCTGATATTGCCACAGCTCGGTGCTCCCGGTGTATCTGCACATGAGGTAAAACGTCGTTCGGGATTCAAGGTGGAATACGGGCCTGTCCGTGCAAAGGACCTGCCTGAATATCTCAGGAACCATACTGCAACACCTGAAATGAGAAAGGTCAGGTTCACCTTTTGGGACAGACTGGTGCTGACACCCATAGAATTCGTCCATGTGGTAAAACCAACACTGGTGGCTGCCATTTTACTTTACCTGCTGTCCGGTCCCTTTGCAGCGTTCGCTGCGGTGGCCACAGCATTCTCAGGAACAGTACTGTTCCCTGTCCTCCTTCCATTCCTGCCTGCCCATGACCTCAGTGTCAAAGGGATCATCCTTGGATGGCTCACAGCGCTACCATTCGGAATAGTCCTTGCAGCCAACACACAACTGCCACTTTGGGAAGAGATCCTTGCACTGATATCCCTGTTCCTTATAATTCCGGCAGTTATAGGATTCCTTGCACTGAACTTCACAGGTTGCACTACCTATACGTCCAGAACCGGGGTGAAGAAAGAGATATTCAGGTATGTACCATATATGGCACTGAAAGCAGGTACTGGAACACTCTGCCTTGTAATTATTGGAGCCAGCCGTTTAATGGGGATGATCTGATGTTCAATTCATACAAAGAGAATACACTTCAATACTATCCTGAGAAATGCATCAACTGTCTCATGTGTACAAAAGTCTGCCCTCACGGGGTTTTCACTGAAGGGGAAAAAGGAAAGGGACATGTGGAACTCACAAGGCCAGAAAAATGCATGGAATGCGGAGCATGTGCCGGTAACTGTCCAGTAGAGGCTATCGAGGTCGAGAGTGGTGTAGGTTGTGCATGGGCTATGATCGGTGCAGCACTCAAAGGCAAGGATATGGATAGTGATGCAGTCTGCTGCGGAGAGGATGGATGTTGTCAGTGAGGATCTGCAGGAACAGGACTTTAAATAATCCCAATGACCGAATATTGCAAAAGAAAAGCAGTATCATGCACAATCCTTTTATACGAACAGACCTATGATAGAGTGCTTTAAAATAGGATTGTTTTGCTAAACGTACAGGCATTAATGGCATTTACTTAAATTGTAGATTACTA containing:
- a CDS encoding ABC transporter substrate-binding protein, translated to MKKIDETMSIYQIINEYPFLLKIFKQHGMGKFENKDVLDQLGPLLKLRTALSMVAVNKDSFIELLNQAIADNEANGDFTLADSPERQKELTLLALLPCGMKMPFNRALNEFSTEYSKETGNVLHSLVEGNVNHEISYYAYMDSVTSVEELPDIIISSDINSFYHKPFQENFLNYEYFTDLGASPMNSDFESIGFADPRGQFTMLSGNLLVLVTIDELMDGQVTPTSWEDVLKEDFRNKVIMRGQNGFFCNGVLIPFYQLYGMDGIKKLASSVYAGSHPSEMVKMIDSRKDDVPPMYIMPHFFAMKIKDKSRVTITVPKEGAIVSPVQMLVKKEATERVKGITDFLCGKKFGEISARAFFPTTHPDVQNKLEDVDSLYWLGWDFLLDTDIGALKKEIAEVFNKQFMITGGVV
- a CDS encoding GTP-binding protein → MRLVTVAGPPSSGKTSIIIRTIEELRSKGHTVGVVKFDCLSSQDEEMYSAHNIPVRTGLSGGLCPDHFFVSNIEEALKWAEERNFDYLITESAGLCNRCSPHIKDVLAICVIDNLSGVNTPRKIGPMLKLADIVVITKGDIVSQAEREVFAYRVRQVNPGGMIVNINGVTGQGSFYLAKFVEKSSAVDTLQGATLRFTMPGALCSYCLGERKIGDDRQIGVSKLVNFRGDD
- a CDS encoding ABC transporter ATP-binding protein; amino-acid sequence: MRKEMLHMTIGELMEMMPWIEDYLSSFSMDTEQFGNIRLEELEVTPGEEFFEEKGSDYHAFIDGLFMFIEQVKALQQESVFTVECLTILPGKDKNGDKEVFSVELKKGEVTAIVGPTGSGKSRLLADIESLAQNDTPTGRSIMVDGRFPDDEERFSTEGRFIAQLSQNMNFVMDLSVEDFLTLHAESRMVDEISHIVRKIYDTANVLAGEPFSRETPVTQLSGGQSRALMIADTALLSPASVVLIDEIENAGVDKVRSLELLVSNNKIVLISTHDPLLALSADQRIVIKNGGISKLMKTTDDEKKHLESLEKIDRKITQLRDQLRTGEEIDLSELLV
- a CDS encoding DUF1059 domain-containing protein, translated to MTYKLACKDTGVSCPFVAQGETIDEMMEVAVKHAKEEHGYTDEQINDPETQKMIKAAIKQE
- the hgcA gene encoding mercury methylation corrinoid protein HgcA, with the protein product MDTKNKDICDSSDTKADTSQFITMIGLGDSPAPEIHETTGTLTFSDHLDHFLARWGFRRSEHIVEPGIYKLGDPDPDSPVFVSANYTLSFDALRSSLAGIDCYILVIDTKGINVWCAAGKGTFGTDEIVWRIKWSGLDKVVNHSNLILPQLGAPGVSAHEVKRRSGFKVEYGPVRAKDLPEYLRNHTATPEMRKVRFTFWDRLVLTPIEFVHVVKPTLVAAILLYLLSGPFAAFAAVATAFSGTVLFPVLLPFLPAHDLSVKGIILGWLTALPFGIVLAANTQLPLWEEILALISLFLIIPAVIGFLALNFTGCTTYTSRTGVKKEIFRYVPYMALKAGTGTLCLVIIGASRLMGMI
- the hgcB gene encoding mercury methylation ferredoxin HgcB; this translates as MFNSYKENTLQYYPEKCINCLMCTKVCPHGVFTEGEKGKGHVELTRPEKCMECGACAGNCPVEAIEVESGVGCAWAMIGAALKGKDMDSDAVCCGEDGCCQ